The Methylotenera sp. G11 genome includes a window with the following:
- a CDS encoding dihydroorotase — protein sequence MKIQIKNGRLIDPKNNIDSKLDVFIAAGKIVAIGHSPEGFVANQVVEADNLVVCPGLVDLSARLREPGDEYKARLVSELQAAVAGGVTSLACPPDTDPVLDEPGLVEMLKHRAKQQGLAHVYPLGALTRQLEGKALSEMSELTTAGCVGFSQANVAITDTQVLWRAMEYAATFGFTLFLHAEEPFLAAKGVAHDGEVATRLGLKGIPSAAEALALSTILRIAQETGAKVHISRLSTAEGVEMVRAAKKQGLKISCDVSAHHLHLTEHDIGYFDANCHLKPPLRTQRDKEALSAGLKDGTIDAICSDHTPVDDDAKLAPFAEAEIGATGLELLLPLTLKWATEQKVGLLQAIGSITQTSARILGVPAGDLSVNSDADLCVFDANEYWKVCPDTLKSQGKNTPFTNLELAGKVKFTLVHGQIVYQQRT from the coding sequence TTGAAAATACAAATAAAAAACGGTCGCTTGATAGACCCCAAAAACAATATCGACAGCAAACTGGATGTATTTATTGCCGCCGGGAAAATCGTTGCCATCGGCCACAGCCCTGAAGGGTTTGTTGCCAACCAGGTCGTTGAAGCAGACAACCTGGTTGTCTGTCCGGGCCTGGTAGATTTATCCGCAAGGCTGCGTGAGCCGGGCGATGAATATAAAGCACGCCTGGTAAGCGAATTGCAGGCTGCTGTCGCAGGCGGCGTCACCAGCCTGGCATGCCCGCCGGACACTGACCCGGTGCTGGATGAGCCGGGGCTGGTGGAAATGCTGAAGCACCGTGCAAAACAGCAGGGGCTTGCCCATGTATATCCACTGGGCGCACTCACCCGCCAGCTGGAAGGCAAAGCCCTGTCGGAAATGAGCGAACTTACTACCGCAGGCTGCGTAGGGTTTTCGCAGGCGAATGTCGCCATCACCGATACACAGGTATTGTGGCGCGCCATGGAATATGCCGCCACCTTTGGCTTTACATTATTCCTGCATGCAGAGGAACCATTCCTGGCAGCAAAAGGCGTAGCGCATGACGGCGAGGTTGCAACCAGACTGGGCCTGAAAGGCATTCCTAGCGCCGCGGAAGCCCTGGCGCTGTCGACGATTCTGCGCATCGCCCAGGAAACCGGCGCAAAAGTGCATATCAGCCGCTTGTCTACTGCTGAAGGCGTGGAGATGGTGCGTGCGGCCAAGAAACAGGGTCTAAAAATCAGCTGCGATGTCAGCGCCCATCATTTACACCTGACCGAACATGATATCGGCTATTTTGATGCCAACTGCCACCTCAAACCGCCGCTGCGTACACAGCGTGATAAAGAAGCGTTGAGTGCAGGCCTGAAAGACGGCACGATTGATGCCATTTGCTCAGACCATACGCCAGTCGATGATGATGCAAAACTGGCGCCATTTGCTGAAGCGGAAATCGGCGCAACCGGCCTCGAACTGCTGCTGCCGCTTACATTAAAATGGGCAACCGAACAGAAAGTCGGTCTATTGCAGGCTATCGGTTCGATTACTCAGACATCCGCCCGGATACTGGGCGTTCCTGCCGGTGATTTAAGCGTGAACAGCGATGCGGATTTATGCGTTTTCGATGCTAACGAATACTGGAAAGTATGCCCTGATACCCTGAAAAGCCAGGGTAAAAACACACCGTTCACCAATCTGGAACTTGCAGGGAAAGTGAAGTTTACTTTAGTGCATGGGCAAATCGTCTATCAGCAGAGAACCTAA
- a CDS encoding aspartate carbamoyltransferase catalytic subunit: MNNPQLDRDGNLKHLLSIEGLPKRILNQILDTAESFVGVAEREVKKVPLLRGKTVCNLFFENSTRTRTTFEIAAKRLSADVISLNVSTSSQSKGETILDTVDNLIAMHADMFVVRHAQSGAAHLIAKHVPPHIHVVNAGDGRHSHPTQGLLDVFTIRKYKPDLHNLKIAIVGDVLHSRVARSEIHALTTLGVPEVRVIAPKTLLPAQVEKLGVHVFHDMEEGLKDVDVIMMLRLQNERMNGAMLPSSQEYFKTYGLTQEKLKLAKPDAIVMHPGPMNRGVEIDSNVADGKQSVILPQVTYGIAIRMAVMALLAGGSPAQQQGTGGSPTATAGDAS; encoded by the coding sequence ATGAATAATCCTCAACTCGACCGTGACGGCAACCTGAAACACCTGCTTTCAATCGAAGGCCTGCCTAAAAGGATACTCAACCAGATACTGGATACCGCAGAGTCGTTTGTCGGGGTTGCGGAACGCGAAGTTAAAAAAGTGCCGCTGCTGCGCGGAAAAACCGTATGCAACCTGTTCTTTGAGAACAGCACCCGCACCCGCACTACTTTTGAAATCGCCGCAAAACGCCTTTCTGCCGACGTCATCAGCCTGAATGTGAGCACATCTTCACAATCAAAAGGCGAAACCATCCTCGACACCGTTGACAACCTGATCGCGATGCACGCTGACATGTTTGTGGTACGCCACGCGCAGTCTGGCGCGGCACACCTGATCGCCAAACATGTACCGCCGCACATTCACGTGGTCAACGCCGGTGATGGCCGCCATTCACACCCGACACAAGGTCTGCTGGATGTCTTTACCATACGTAAATACAAACCTGATCTGCATAACCTGAAAATCGCAATCGTCGGCGATGTCCTGCACTCCCGTGTCGCTCGCTCTGAAATCCACGCGCTCACGACTCTGGGTGTACCTGAAGTCCGCGTGATCGCACCCAAGACATTGCTGCCAGCCCAGGTGGAAAAACTGGGCGTGCATGTGTTCCACGACATGGAAGAAGGCCTGAAAGACGTTGATGTGATCATGATGCTGCGCCTGCAGAATGAGCGCATGAACGGTGCCATGCTGCCGAGTTCGCAGGAGTATTTCAAAACCTACGGCCTGACCCAGGAAAAACTTAAACTGGCAAAACCGGACGCGATTGTGATGCACCCGGGTCCGATGAATCGCGGCGTTGAAATCGATTCAAATGTTGCCGATGGCAAACAGTCGGTGATACTGCCGCAGGTGACTTATGGTATCGCAATCCGCATGGCGGTCATGGCACTGCTGGCAGGCGGATCGCCGGCACAACAACAGGGTACCGGAGGCAGCCCGACTGCCACGGCAGGAGATGCGTCTTGA
- the pyrR gene encoding bifunctional pyr operon transcriptional regulator/uracil phosphoribosyltransferase PyrR produces the protein MTENHSNPTSPQLPDAEDLLKVLAQKLEPLLQRNTALVGIHSGGVWLMHRLLALLENTISRHEIEHGTLDVSFYRDDYAQRGLKAENRPSQIPFDVENKDIILIDDVFYTGRTTRAAMNELFDYGRPASISLVALVNRGGRELPIVPQITAADILLDAAQHLQLTKLENGTLALELTKNNSARTQEHE, from the coding sequence ATGACAGAAAATCATTCCAACCCGACCTCCCCGCAGCTGCCCGATGCAGAAGACCTGTTAAAGGTTCTCGCACAGAAACTGGAACCCTTATTGCAGAGAAATACCGCGCTCGTCGGTATTCATAGCGGCGGCGTATGGCTCATGCACAGGTTGCTGGCCTTGCTGGAAAACACCATCAGCCGGCACGAAATCGAACATGGCACACTGGATGTATCATTTTACCGTGACGACTATGCGCAGCGCGGCCTGAAAGCAGAGAACCGCCCCAGCCAGATCCCATTCGACGTAGAGAACAAGGATATCATCCTGATCGACGACGTGTTCTACACCGGACGCACCACACGTGCGGCCATGAACGAACTATTCGATTACGGACGCCCTGCCAGCATCAGTCTGGTTGCCCTGGTCAACCGCGGCGGGCGCGAATTGCCGATCGTGCCGCAGATAACGGCGGCCGACATACTGCTGGATGCCGCACAGCACTTACAGTTAACCAAACTGGAAAACGGCACCCTGGCCCTTGAACTAACTAAAAACAACAGCGCGAGAACTCAAGAGCATGAATAA
- the ruvX gene encoding Holliday junction resolvase RuvX has translation MQLIDNENVYDKSKVQSGTVLAFDFGERRIGVAVGEHLIHSANPLATIDSESNAVRFTAITQLVNEWQPTLLVVGLPLSLDGSETDMTQLCKKFARRLNGRFNLPVALVDERYSSAEASQLLNETGIKGRAQKAMLDQVAAQTILRSYFDGLSQ, from the coding sequence ATGCAGCTCATTGACAATGAAAATGTTTACGACAAAAGCAAGGTGCAGTCGGGCACGGTGCTAGCCTTTGACTTCGGTGAAAGGCGCATCGGCGTTGCGGTAGGAGAGCATTTGATTCATAGCGCAAATCCGCTTGCCACTATAGACAGCGAAAGCAATGCGGTGCGCTTTACCGCGATCACCCAGCTAGTGAACGAATGGCAGCCGACGCTGCTGGTAGTGGGGTTGCCATTAAGCCTGGACGGCAGCGAAACCGATATGACCCAGCTCTGCAAAAAATTCGCACGCCGCCTCAATGGCCGCTTCAACCTGCCTGTAGCCCTGGTCGATGAACGCTACAGCTCAGCAGAAGCCAGCCAGCTGCTGAATGAAACCGGCATCAAAGGCCGTGCGCAGAAAGCCATGCTGGACCAGGTTGCCGCGCAGACCATTCTGCGCAGTTATTTTGATGGCCTATCACAATGA
- a CDS encoding YqgE/AlgH family protein produces the protein MTLENTNFTGHFLIAMPNLTDPYFAKSVTFICTHNQDGAMGIVINQPTEMTYGTLFEKINLKLEDQALAAKPVLYGGPVQPERGFVLHQPPGAWDSSITISGNTALTTSKDILDAVAGGNAPEKLLLSLGYAGWTAGQLEQEISQNAWLSVKPEDQETLNKVLFDTPHEEQLKAAMALLGFDASMLSDVAGHA, from the coding sequence ATGACACTAGAAAACACCAACTTCACCGGGCACTTTTTAATTGCAATGCCCAACCTGACCGACCCTTACTTTGCAAAGTCGGTCACCTTCATCTGCACACACAACCAGGATGGTGCGATGGGTATTGTAATCAACCAGCCTACCGAAATGACCTACGGGACTTTGTTCGAAAAGATCAATCTCAAGCTGGAGGATCAGGCACTGGCGGCCAAACCTGTACTTTATGGCGGACCGGTACAGCCAGAACGCGGTTTTGTGCTGCATCAGCCGCCCGGCGCCTGGGATAGCTCCATCACCATATCGGGCAATACCGCACTGACAACCTCAAAAGACATCCTGGATGCCGTGGCCGGCGGCAATGCCCCTGAAAAACTGCTGCTTTCACTTGGCTATGCCGGCTGGACGGCTGGCCAGCTGGAACAGGAAATTTCCCAGAATGCCTGGCTGTCCGTCAAACCAGAGGATCAGGAAACACTGAACAAAGTGCTGTTTGACACACCGCATGAAGAACAGCTGAAAGCCGCGATGGCGCTGCTCGGCTTTGATGCATCCATGCTGTCAGACGTGGCAGGACACGCCTGA